The DNA sequence ctgcaccatgacaatgagctgaggatttagctcaaaactacttgctctgatgggaggtatacagatactactcccgtatgcagcagtaatggggttagcatatgaccccagagtccttctggactgttcatttccatttaggtccatgacggataaaagagaattgatatgaattgcaaatgaaatatatttttgttcttattttatttaagtagaaacaaaccgaataattataaataaataaaaataataagataaaataaaataattagaaattaaaatataatttttgaaaactaagagaaaaataaatttgaaaactaaaacaattacttaattaagaagatttgaaaaactttggatatgatttttgaaaaagattttgaattttgaaatttcaaaactaagataagatagaatagaaagttttaaaataaaaatctaaatttttaaaggaaaattcgaaaattaattaaaataaagagaaaagatatttttgaatttaatgaagaacgagaaaaacagtaaaaaaatgacaccaaacttgaatttttagatcaaaacaaaggaaacaaataggaaaaatttgaatatcacgatgaacgctaagaacaacttttgaaaaatttttaagaaaacagaaacacaaaggacaccaaacttaaaaatttttatattctgagcactaataatttgaagaaaaaattgacagaaaaataaaattatgcaattgacaccaaacttaaaatatgaaactaaactcaaacagaaaaactcaatttttagtttataaaaattttcgaaaaaatgaaaaagaaagtaaggattttaaaattttaaccaaaaacaataatagaagaatctaaaccaaaaagaaaaattttcctaatctaagcaacaaaataaaccgtcagttgtccaaactcgaacaatccctggcaacggtgccaaaaacttggtgcacgaattgtaaatcacacttttcacaactcgtatcactaaccagcaagtgcactgagtcgtccaagtaataccttacgtgagtaagggtcgatctcacggagattgccggcttgaagcaagctatagttattttgtaattcttagtcaggatatcaatgatAATTCTTAATTTCaatagtaaaaagtaaaagagcatcaaataaatacttgttatgcagtaattgagaacagattgaggttttggagatgcttcatcttctggatctctgctttccttccatcttcttcttcacatatgcaaggctccttccatggcaagctgtatgttggtggatcaccattgtcaatggctaccatctgtcatctcagtgaaaagggtccatgtacatggctaatcatctgtcggttctcacttgtgttggaataagatccattgatccttttgcgtctgtcactatgcccaatacttgtgagtttgaagctcgtcatagtaatcccttcccggatcctactcagaataccacagacaagatttagatgtttcggatctcaggaatgctgccaattgattctagcttttaccacgaagactctggattAAGGGATTTGAGCACTCTgctgtcaggagaggcaatcaaactcctgaaccaggagcccaagagatatacactcaaacTATTACAGATAGAacataagtggttgtcaggcacgcgttcataggttgagaatgatgatgagtgtcacggatcatcactttCTTCACGGTTAGGTACGAGTGAAtttcttagaacagaaacaagcgtattgaacagaaaatagaagtaattgcattaattcatcgagacacagcaaagctcctcacctccaatcatggagtttagagactcatgctgtagagatacaatgtaaaatgtgaaaatgtcatcagagatccaaaataaatctctaaaagtagtttttatactaagctagtgacctaggtttacaaaaattgagtaggctaagatagatagtgtagaaatccacttccagagcccacttggtgtgtgcttgggctgagcattgaagcttccatgtgtagagactttttttggagttaaacgccaggttgtagcctgtttctggcatttaactctggtttgcaacctgtttctggcgtttaccGCCAGAATAGAgtaaagacttggcgttaaacgccaatttgcgtcgttaaagcttgggcaaagtatgaactattatatattgctggaaacacCTGGAtgactactttccaacgcaattgagattgcaccaattgggcttctgtagctccataaaatccatttcgagtgcaggaaggtcagaatccaacagcatctgcagtcctttttcagcctctgaatcagatttttactcaagtccctcaatctcagccaaaaaatacctgaaatcacagaaaaacacacaaactcatagtaaagtccagaaatgtgatttttgcataaaaactaataaaaatatactaaaaagtagttagatcctactaaaaactatatgaaaatacccccaaaaagcatataaaatatccgctcatcagtgctcaGGATGATGTAATCAGCCACAATCTGATGCCATATATGAGCTTCAGCATTGAAATCAGAGTATGCAATACTAGTGGGAACAGAATTCCTCCCGTTGCTATACCCCCAAGATGCACCAGGACGGCTTATTCTCTCAAGAATGGGAGTCAGAGATACTTTTTCTTTGAAGACATCAACTTTTATCTTGGAATATTCATCTTTCTCAAGTGGAATGTGGGGGATATTCAGAACAGCTTCTAGAACTTGATTGGATGTATCCAACAACTTTCCCCGGAGGAAGATTGACTTCGCTTCCCAAGCTTGGTAGTTCGCATAAAATTCCCATACCATAGTTTCATTGACTTCAATGGGTTCTTGCTCGAGAAATTCCCAATGAAGCGAAGCAATCCTTTGGTGAATAGTCGCCTGGTATTGGTTTGGAACCTTCAATGGCCGCTCCCAATGGATTGTACGCTTCTCAATAGCCTCATATTGAGAGTCAGCTCTTCGGTTAACCAAGGTATCCAGTCTATTACCTTGGTGATCCCTCCAAACATAAGGAAAACGAGTGGTAGTTCACTCAACCGGCGAAGTAACCAGTGTCTTACTCTTCTTTCTCatcctgaaaataaaaataaaagaatttcgAGATCATAGGGCAACAATAAAGTAAAATCATTGAGGAAGCACTAACAAGGTTAAAAGAAGCTTATAGAAATATTGTGATTTACAAAGACACGGTGTATATATTACAATGATGCGCACTGCTAGAACACACACACCGGCCGGATATTACGGCAGTCACACCCTTAAGGCAATTCACAATTTAAAGCTTCACGACTTATTGCTCAAGTtgcaaatataaaatagaaaaatgaaaGCAACTTCAAGCAAGCACCAAAAGGGAATTGTCCATTGTTCATCCTCAAAAAGTGGTAATCACACATATAATGTTCTTAATTGGAAGccaaaagatgtttgatcaagacatcatCAAAAGTTTAACATTTGTAAAGTGGTTACTCAATATAAATTCCAAAATGAACAATGAAACTTAGATTACACCATCACAATGCATTTACAACCACAATTTCACATCAGCAAACAAGGAAATGCATTGGTGATTTCAATTTTCTACCATCAAAAGTCATAATAAAAGTTGCACCATTCATACAATATGCCCAACAAGAGATAAATTGAATACATATGATGGccaagtcatatgaatcaaacaaaatgttCATTGAGGCCTTTTATCGAACATGTAGTATGCAATGTGCAAGTtcatcacaattaagctcaaatttgaTCATAACCAACCCAACAATCAAGCAACAATACTTTGCAATACACAGAAACAACAAAGAAAGTAGCTAATTAAATCTAAGCAACATAAAAGAAATGAAAGCAATTgcaaaaatattaacataaataGAAAGGAAAAACAAGAACCTGAGATATAGAGGTTGAAAAGGACAAGAACTAGGGAGGAACAATGGCACTCCTTATAGCCACTGTAAAATCACGGCGTTTGGGTATGCCGGAAAAAGAAACACCAGAAGAGAGAACTTACCGGTGGTgaatagagaaaagagaaagaatagaaagaaggaaagaaaagggaagagaagtaagagaaagagagaggttaCCGGCAGTGGGCTGACGGTAGCGGTGGCCGGTGGAGCTGggtagagaagagagagagagtagctataaagaaaagaagaaaaaaagaaaagaaagggctGCCTCTCAACAGGCAGGTTTCTCTGTTAACGCCCAGAACGCGATGTGTGCGGGCACACAGGGGCCTATGCGGATGCACAGAGATGAAAACTTAGAAGGGGTACGAATGCATACAGCGTGTGATCGCTGCAACTAGAGAGGTTGCACAAAGACGTGCGGACGCACAAAGTCGTGCGACCACACAGACAGGTTTTTTTTAATGTACTTGAGGACAgaatcatgtgtgcgtgcgcacacaggtccgtgcgcacgcacaaaggCAAAAAATGGGGGCGATTGAGCACGCGCACAAGCTTTTCCCTCGCTCCCACCAGAGTGGTCTGCAATTGGTGTTCGGGCACACACGTCTGTGCAGCCGCACAGATGAAGTATGAGAGGGGACGTGTTCGTACGCACGCAGGCATGCGCACGCACAGATCAGAGAAAACAAGGCAGCACGCATGCACAAGCCGTGCTGGTGCTGCGACCATAGGGTGTGTGATGTCGTGTGTGGACGCACAGGTTCGTGCGATCGCACAAGTGACGAAAAAACACAGTTTTGTGCGTACTCACAGATGCCctgtttcaaaaaattcttttctcTTCAGAACTAAGGTTCTTACCCTTAGCATATCAACATACCAACCCCAAATCATTCAAACAAGCACAATTTCATAGTCCACAAGTAATTTAACGTAGTCAACTCAAAATCATCAAACCAAACCGAAGCTACCCATTATATCACAAGAAAGCAAATAATTCAAAAGGcaataaaaaagagataaaattagaataatgttaccatggtggggtgtctcgcaccaagcactttggtttagagtcctaagttggacttacATGGCTTCATTGGTCACTTGAAAACTTCACCAAGGAGGAAAATCTCCAACTCCTTGGCATTCTTGGGTTGAGTGTGATCCTTTGAATTTTACTTCTTGGCAACatcctcttcttcttgcactttcCCATCCTCAATCAATGgatcatcaatgatgtcgcacccAAAAATAGAATAAGCTTCAAGAACAGGCTTGTTGGACTCCTCCAAAGTGAACTTGACTAACTTGCCATCCGACTCGAAAGAATAGACTCCCGAATGTGCGTCTAGCTTGAAACGGGCCGTCTttaagaatggccttccaaggAGTATGGACGATGGCTTGTTAGAGTCAATGGGAGGGGTCTCCAAAATGTAAAAATCAACTGGAAAGAGCAATCCTTGAATATTAACTAGCACATTCTCTACAATCCCCACAACTGACACAATACTCTTATCGGCTAGTACAAACCTTGCCCCGGACCTCATTAGGGGAGAcaaattcaatctttcataaatgGGGAGGGGCATAATGCTTATGCATGCCCCCAGATCATACATACAGTCTATGAATTTCATCCCACCAATCAAGCAAGTGACCAAACATGGGCCGGGATCATTGCATTTTTCAAGAAGTAAAGAAGAGATAAAATCATCTACCGGCTTTGTGTTTAGGTTGCCAAGCTTATCTTTGTGAGTGCAAACATCTTTAAGGAACTTGGCATATTTTGGCACTTGTTGAATGGCTTGGAAGAGGGGGACGGTGACTTCAACCTTCTTAAAAACTTCCACCATAGTGGGGTCAAGCTCTTTTTGTTTCTTGGCCTTCTTGGCTACGGTTGGGAATGGAATGGGCAAAGGCTCTTCAAGCAAAGTATTTTTCTTTGGCTCATTGACCTTGgatggttcttctttgcttttgtcAACACTTTCATCTTCATCCCTCGTCACCTCCACTTCATCTCCTACCTCTTCAGTGTTTGTCTCCTCACTCAACTTTGTAGGTATATAAACATTTTTATCCAGTTTAGTGTCGCTCCTAagggtaatggcattgatgcTACCCTTAGGGTTGGGTTGAGGCTGGGAGGGTAAACTACTCGAGGTTGAAGCTTGTTGGGTGTTTTGTGCGGTTTGAGGAGGGAGAGTTAAACTTGAAAGGGCTTCAGCTATCGTAGCCATATATGcctctttttttttatggaaCTCTCGTTGCTCTTGCATGAAGGTGTGAATTGTGTCATTCATGTGAGGTTTATTGGAGGGAATGGTTTGGTTAACTTGAGGAAGGCTAGACCTACTATGTGGGTGTAGGTACTTCCCTTGAGGTTGAGATTGTAGGGTTTGTTTGTAGGGTTGTTGGTATTGTGGTTGACCTTGGGGATGGTAGTAGAGTTGAGTGTTTTGGTTGTGTTGAGCTTGAGGAGCTTGGTTCCACCTTTGATTTgaattatccctccacccttggttTTGATTGCCTCCATGTTGGTAAGATCATTGGTTGTAATTTGGTCTTTGCGGATAAGGGTTAGCTACtaatgtgtattttcggaaaacgaaaaaaaacgaatcccaaacacacaaaactaaccagcaagtgcaccggttcgtattaagtaataataactcacgtgagtgaggtcgatcccacagggattgaaggattgagcaatttcagtttagtggttgatttagtcaagcgaatcaagatttggttgagtgttttgtgattaacagaatttaaattgcatggaaagtaaagggaatgggtaaattgcatgaaattaaagagaacagaaaataaagtgctgaatcttaaagaacaagaaattaaatggcagaaacttagaacgcaagaaatgtaaatttcagaatcttaaagtgcaagaaatgtaaatggcttgaatcgtaaagggaattggggattggctttgcagaaattaaacaaggaaaagaaaaattcaacaaataggaatgtaaaagatggattcaattaaaccggatcttaaatgaaaatgagaataagcttggtgtgacaacgaaacaaggaaattgaaattgaaagctatagatctcaggactcaagagactagatagccaagtctagatctcactaccttcctagatccagcaagaacaattgcaaaggaaataaagaagtgTAAATTACAGAGAGAATAGaataagaagcaattaacagaaaagggaattcaattaagcagaaaattaaacaagatcttaaggtgagattgaaacagaagttcttcaattctccacccaagatccgaagcaagaaaagtaaagagtgctgagcaagaacaaggaagaagagagatcaattctcctcccaaattctctagaattctaaagcaacaaatcaaaaatgtaaaggtgagctctctgtaagtgttccaagaatgccaaaggaaaagctcctcgaaaaacttaaatcctaagttatttatacactttcttcaaatggtcttcaagccttgaattgggcctttgctcttgatggaattgggttgataaaggccttggttgattgctcttggagttggagaaagatccattgtgaaccgggttgaaatcataaaagtttgagtaaaagtttgaggcaaacttttactcaaactttttataccagattgCTTaagcttgctgctaccaacgtttgagccaaagtttgaggtcaaacttttgctcaaacgttggcccccttgtaaatgtgtgtggcgccaacgtttgccaaaaagcttgaggcaaacgttggcgcaaacttttctactccagggtgtgcaagtgtggcgccaacgtttgccaaaaagtttgaggcaaacgttggcgcaagcttttctcctccagggtgttggttttgtgatgccaacgtttgccaaaaagtttgaggcaaacgttggctcaagcttttctcccaaaagtttgagctaaagtttgaggcaaacttttgctcaagctttttttcctctggagtgttttcaattcttccaaaagtttgagctaaagtttgaggcaaactttggctcaagctttttttctctggtatgttttcaactcttttaaaagtttgagctaaagtttgaggcaaactttggctcaaactttttgttc is a window from the Arachis hypogaea cultivar Tifrunner chromosome 17, arahy.Tifrunner.gnm2.J5K5, whole genome shotgun sequence genome containing:
- the LOC112763513 gene encoding uncharacterized protein, which translates into the protein MATIAEALSSLTLPPQTAQNTQQASTSSSLPSQPQPNPKGSINAITLRSDTKLDKNVYIPTKLSEETNTEEVGDEVEVTRDEDESVDKSKEEPSKVNEPKKNTLLEEPLPIPFPTVAKKAKKQKELDPTMVEVFKKVEVTVPLFQAIQQVPKYAKFLKDVCTHKDKLGNLNTKPVDDFISSLLLEKCNDPGPCLVTCLIGGMKFIDCMYDLGACISIMPLPIYERLNLSPLMRSGARFVLADKSIVSVVGIVENVLVNIQGLLFPVDFYILETPPIDSNKPSSILLGRPFLKTARFKLDAHSGVYSFESDGKLVKFTLEESNKPVLEAYSIFGCDIIDDPLIEDGKVQEEEDVAKK